A single bacterium DNA region contains:
- a CDS encoding EamA family transporter, which produces MDSKTLIYTALSILSFGFWGMLMQLGQKRLGPMPHLVAMGISIAALVALGLISRQVSLPPLKPALWISVGATVATMAALVFFTFALARAEGNTTAVVALTALYPGVTALLSVFFLGESFSLAKGAGLVLALGAAILFTL; this is translated from the coding sequence TTGGATTCGAAAACCCTTATCTATACGGCACTCTCCATCCTGAGCTTCGGCTTTTGGGGAATGCTGATGCAGCTGGGTCAAAAGCGCCTCGGCCCTATGCCCCATCTCGTTGCGATGGGCATCTCCATCGCCGCCCTCGTGGCCCTCGGCCTCATCTCCCGCCAGGTTTCCCTCCCGCCGCTGAAGCCGGCGCTGTGGATATCGGTGGGCGCGACGGTGGCGACCATGGCGGCCCTGGTGTTTTTCACATTCGCACTGGCGCGCGCAGAGGGAAATACGACGGCCGTCGTCGCCCTGACTGCCCTCTACCCCGGCGTCACCGCCCTTCTTTCTGTCTTTTTCCTGGGCGAGTCCTTCTCCTTGGCCAAGGGCGCTGGCCTCGTCCTCGCTCTGGGCGCGGCGATTTTGTTCACGCTTTAG
- a CDS encoding methyltransferase domain-containing protein, with protein sequence MTSQDGTSPEIDTRRAEAYQEFLVPAIFGPWTGVLVEKAGLQPGEAVLDVACGTGVVSRIAAERVGDAGRVVGLDLDPGMLEVAKRNTPLPVDWELGDAQAMPFGDGEFDAALCQQGFQFLPDRVAGLREIRRVLRPGGRFAASVWSGFENNPGFEALHAAQLRHINPAAPTPVSLSLTDPAVICSLLEGAGFREISLETISRASRFPSAGAFVEAVAAGGPALGRAIAELKPEGREAFMKDVAASLAAYAGSGGLEVPFESYIFLART encoded by the coding sequence GTGACGTCCCAGGATGGAACCAGCCCGGAGATCGACACCCGGCGGGCGGAGGCCTATCAGGAGTTTCTGGTCCCGGCCATCTTCGGGCCCTGGACGGGGGTATTGGTGGAGAAGGCCGGGCTCCAGCCGGGCGAGGCGGTGCTCGATGTGGCCTGCGGCACGGGGGTGGTTTCCCGGATCGCGGCGGAGCGGGTCGGTGATGCAGGCCGGGTGGTTGGCCTCGATCTGGACCCGGGGATGCTCGAGGTTGCGAAGAGAAACACCCCCCTGCCGGTGGATTGGGAGCTGGGAGACGCCCAGGCCATGCCCTTCGGGGATGGGGAATTCGACGCAGCGCTCTGCCAGCAGGGTTTTCAATTTCTCCCGGATCGGGTAGCGGGCCTGCGCGAAATCCGCCGGGTGCTCCGCCCGGGGGGAAGATTCGCCGCGAGCGTGTGGAGCGGATTCGAGAACAATCCCGGCTTTGAGGCACTCCACGCGGCCCAGCTGCGGCACATCAACCCCGCCGCGCCGACCCCCGTCTCGCTTTCGCTGACGGACCCGGCCGTGATCTGCTCGCTATTAGAGGGAGCCGGGTTCCGTGAAATTTCGCTGGAGACGATCTCCCGCGCTTCCCGTTTTCCTTCGGCGGGCGCGTTTGTCGAGGCCGTCGCGGCGGGCGGCCCGGCGCTGGGCCGTGCCATTGCGGAGTTGAAACCGGAGGGGCGGGAGGCTTTTATGAAGGATGTCGCGGCGTCCCTGGCGGCGTATGCAGGTTCGGGGGGACTCGAGGTACCCTTTGAGAGCTATATTTTTTTGGCGCGGACGTGA
- a CDS encoding hydantoinase B/oxoprolinase family protein, with protein MNVNPIVSEIVSGALRALEEEIEDFLSRVWRSPALRDSRDFSVTLTDRFGRAVTGRTLGASPGPVLERFPPEKMAPGEVFLFNDPYLSPPGFGEAAELCLARPLFDGDQIVAFLQIRARHDDLGSARPGGETTQALEVFHEGILIPPVRIAQNGALSEDVLTVLARNSRLPDTLADDISAQLGALRIGALRLRELVGRYGGDNLTACFADLLRESEVAFQKEVIARIPEGRRWEAESTIETDGISGPHVLRLALSREGERLRVDLTGAGPQAKGPINCPLQGEGRLYFARLIAPLLLQLAETPERRSGIALNDGVCRTIEIMLPEPGTILTPHFPAPTGLRALTLSSLLSAFEKALFEATSGKVPAGFDNFRTWSLRGRRRGSGYLFFRESLGAGLGAGPGGDGTSAAPPLGRSGAMPVEFAEARYPIRIEAIGLVPDSGGAGTFRGGLGLHYRYQLYVEGEISSVAGASAEGPFGGGGGTPGAPFRARLGPDEGAFHEIGGVSSEHFIQEGDILDIETPGGGGWGPPSERAPEAVLLDVQRGYVNPEMARKVYRVALKKEAGGWQLDAKGTERLRRGKK; from the coding sequence ATGAACGTGAACCCCATCGTCAGCGAAATCGTCTCGGGCGCGCTCCGGGCCCTGGAGGAGGAGATCGAGGATTTCCTCTCCCGCGTCTGGCGCAGCCCCGCCCTCCGGGACAGCCGGGATTTCTCCGTCACCCTGACCGACCGCTTCGGCCGTGCCGTCACCGGAAGAACCTTGGGGGCCAGCCCCGGCCCCGTGCTGGAGCGCTTCCCGCCCGAGAAAATGGCGCCGGGGGAGGTTTTTCTCTTCAACGACCCCTATCTCTCCCCGCCGGGATTCGGGGAGGCTGCCGAGCTGTGTCTCGCCCGTCCCTTGTTCGATGGCGATCAAATTGTCGCTTTTCTCCAGATCAGGGCCCGGCACGATGATCTGGGCAGCGCCCGCCCTGGCGGGGAAACCACTCAGGCACTCGAGGTGTTCCACGAGGGAATCCTGATCCCCCCCGTGCGCATCGCGCAGAACGGCGCACTCTCCGAGGATGTCCTGACGGTGCTCGCCCGGAACAGCCGGCTTCCCGACACGCTCGCCGACGACATCTCGGCCCAGCTCGGCGCTCTGCGGATCGGAGCCCTGCGGCTGCGCGAGCTGGTCGGCCGCTACGGCGGGGATAACCTCACGGCCTGCTTCGCGGATCTGCTGCGCGAGTCGGAGGTGGCGTTCCAAAAAGAGGTGATCGCGCGCATTCCCGAGGGGCGGCGCTGGGAGGCGGAGTCCACCATCGAGACAGACGGAATCTCCGGGCCGCATGTGCTGCGCCTGGCCCTCTCACGCGAGGGGGAGCGCCTTCGCGTGGATCTGACGGGGGCAGGTCCACAGGCCAAGGGGCCGATCAACTGCCCGTTGCAGGGGGAGGGCCGCCTGTATTTCGCCAGACTCATTGCCCCCCTTTTGCTCCAGCTCGCCGAAACACCCGAGCGCCGCTCGGGAATCGCACTCAACGACGGCGTTTGCCGCACGATCGAAATCATGCTCCCGGAGCCGGGAACGATCCTCACCCCGCACTTTCCCGCCCCGACGGGCCTGCGGGCACTGACGTTGAGCAGTCTTCTTTCGGCCTTCGAGAAGGCGCTCTTTGAGGCGACCTCGGGAAAGGTTCCGGCGGGATTCGACAACTTCCGGACCTGGAGCCTCAGGGGGCGCCGCAGAGGGAGCGGATACCTCTTTTTCCGCGAATCCCTCGGAGCGGGCCTGGGAGCGGGTCCGGGCGGAGATGGGACATCGGCCGCCCCGCCCCTGGGCCGGAGCGGCGCGATGCCCGTCGAGTTCGCCGAAGCGCGCTACCCCATCCGGATTGAGGCCATCGGCCTCGTGCCGGACTCGGGCGGTGCCGGGACCTTCCGCGGCGGACTCGGGCTTCACTACCGCTACCAACTGTATGTGGAGGGGGAGATTTCGAGCGTCGCGGGCGCGTCCGCCGAGGGGCCCTTCGGCGGCGGCGGCGGCACCCCCGGCGCCCCCTTCCGGGCGCGTCTCGGGCCCGATGAAGGGGCATTCCACGAAATCGGAGGCGTCTCCTCGGAGCATTTTATCCAGGAAGGGGATATTCTCGATATCGAAACACCCGGCGGCGGCGGCTGGGGCCCGCCCTCTGAAAGGGCGCCCGAGGCGGTCCTCCTGGATGTACAAAGAGGATATGTGAACCCGGAAATGGCCCGGAAAGTCTATCGTGTCGCCCTCAAGAAAGAAGCCGGTGGATGGCAGCTGGACGCCAAGGGGACGGAGCGCCTCCGCCGGGGAAAGAAATAA
- a CDS encoding hydantoinase/oxoprolinase family protein codes for MTPKRGFRIGIDTGGTFTDVVGVRADTGQIYTTKTPTTPGDFSQGLIQGIQKLLAEAKIRPREVTGVFHGTTVATNAILERKFENLGLVVTGGFRHLLEIGRVSRMVDPQNGGHYAANLLRPLPGALVPPERIREVSERVSSTGEILTPLPEEEARDAARWFRDAGIGAVGFCLLHAYANSTHEEMIRAAFEKEFPECFVSISSEVIPEPGEYERAVTTLLDACIKPPIKAYMDRSAGRIEESLGEVPFLVMKSNGGVSTAREVARKPITTVLSGPAAGALSAAYLGTLSGHRELITLDGGGTSTDIAVVENGQAKRASRHHLDEFVLRLPMIDVVTIGTGGGSIAWQSPEGRLRVGPRSAGAEPGPICYGRGGEEPTVTDANLVLARSPLQLAGGEVTLNKALAMRAMRQLSQPFGMDPLEMAAGVIEIAAWNQVHAVRRATIQRGISPSDFALMAFGGSGPLTAGLVAELLGMDTVIVPPFAGMTSAFGLEVVDLVNDYAMPHLQREDALDIGKLADAFQYLENKADTGLSTEGIPPHRRALRRTAELRYQGEAHEIEVDVPSGYMAPASVATLFNRFHQLYQQRNTYNHASSRPVEIVTLRVTGIGFTNPPNLPLLEVGKESPEDAYKGARLVWFRETNGFFDTPVYYRERLKEGNYIPGPAIVESLGSTTVIFPRQEGRVDRFGNLVMQFRAEMKEQKERAGRPTGWHGVGATWQ; via the coding sequence ATGACGCCAAAACGCGGGTTTCGCATCGGCATTGATACGGGGGGCACATTCACCGACGTGGTCGGGGTGCGCGCCGATACCGGGCAGATTTACACCACCAAAACCCCCACGACCCCGGGGGATTTCAGCCAAGGCCTCATCCAGGGCATCCAAAAACTTCTGGCGGAGGCCAAGATCCGGCCCCGCGAGGTGACCGGCGTCTTCCACGGGACCACCGTCGCCACCAATGCGATTCTTGAGCGGAAATTCGAGAATCTGGGTCTTGTGGTCACCGGCGGATTCCGCCACCTGCTCGAAATCGGGCGCGTCAGCAGGATGGTGGACCCGCAAAACGGCGGCCACTATGCCGCCAACCTTCTTCGGCCCCTTCCCGGGGCGCTCGTTCCGCCCGAGCGCATCCGGGAAGTGTCCGAGCGCGTCTCCAGCACGGGGGAGATTCTCACCCCCCTCCCCGAGGAAGAAGCCCGCGATGCGGCGCGCTGGTTTCGGGATGCGGGCATCGGCGCCGTGGGCTTTTGTCTCCTCCACGCCTATGCGAACTCCACCCACGAGGAGATGATCCGCGCGGCGTTCGAGAAGGAATTCCCCGAATGCTTCGTCAGCATCTCAAGCGAAGTCATCCCCGAGCCGGGGGAGTACGAACGGGCCGTGACCACACTGCTGGACGCCTGCATCAAACCCCCTATCAAGGCATACATGGACCGGAGCGCCGGCCGGATCGAGGAGTCCCTCGGGGAGGTTCCCTTCCTGGTCATGAAGAGCAACGGCGGCGTTTCCACCGCGCGCGAAGTCGCCCGAAAACCGATCACCACGGTGCTCTCGGGCCCGGCGGCGGGCGCCCTCTCGGCCGCCTATCTGGGCACTCTCTCCGGCCACCGGGAACTCATCACCCTCGATGGGGGCGGCACCTCCACCGACATTGCGGTCGTGGAAAACGGTCAGGCCAAGCGCGCCAGCCGGCACCATCTCGATGAATTCGTACTCCGCCTCCCCATGATCGATGTCGTCACCATCGGCACCGGCGGCGGATCGATCGCCTGGCAAAGCCCTGAGGGAAGGCTCCGGGTCGGCCCGCGGAGCGCGGGCGCCGAACCGGGACCCATCTGCTACGGCCGCGGCGGCGAGGAGCCGACGGTCACCGATGCGAATCTGGTGCTGGCCCGTAGCCCGCTTCAGCTCGCGGGCGGCGAAGTGACGCTGAACAAGGCGCTCGCCATGCGGGCCATGCGGCAACTGAGCCAGCCCTTCGGAATGGACCCGCTCGAAATGGCGGCGGGCGTCATCGAGATCGCCGCCTGGAATCAGGTACACGCCGTCCGGCGGGCCACCATCCAGCGGGGCATCTCGCCGAGCGATTTCGCCCTGATGGCGTTCGGCGGCTCGGGCCCCCTGACGGCGGGTCTTGTGGCCGAACTCCTGGGAATGGATACGGTGATCGTTCCGCCGTTCGCGGGCATGACCAGCGCCTTCGGCCTGGAGGTGGTGGACCTCGTGAACGACTACGCGATGCCGCACCTTCAGCGGGAGGATGCGCTGGATATCGGGAAGCTGGCGGATGCCTTCCAATACCTTGAAAACAAAGCAGATACCGGACTCAGCACCGAGGGGATCCCGCCCCACCGGCGTGCCCTCCGGCGGACGGCGGAGCTCCGCTACCAGGGCGAGGCGCACGAGATCGAGGTGGACGTCCCCTCGGGCTACATGGCGCCCGCCTCCGTCGCGACTCTCTTCAATCGCTTCCATCAGCTCTACCAGCAGCGAAACACCTACAACCACGCCAGCAGCCGGCCGGTCGAGATCGTCACGCTGCGCGTCACCGGAATCGGGTTCACCAATCCGCCGAATCTTCCCCTCCTCGAGGTCGGCAAGGAAAGCCCAGAGGATGCCTATAAGGGCGCGCGGCTGGTCTGGTTCCGCGAGACGAACGGCTTCTTCGATACCCCGGTCTACTACCGGGAGCGCCTCAAGGAGGGAAACTACATCCCCGGCCCCGCCATCGTTGAAAGCCTGGGGAGCACGACCGTCATCTTCCCCCGACAGGAAGGGCGCGTGGACCGCTTCGGCAATCTCGTGATGCAGTTCCGCGCCGAGATGAAAGAACAAAAAGAGCGCGCGGGCCGGCCCACCGGCTGGCACGGCGTGGGAGCGACCTGGCAATGA
- a CDS encoding MBL fold metallo-hydrolase, whose product MRVSPHVHTLWLEFEIEPPGGGKIPRFVTSYVIEGERLAVVDTGVAQSVPEIFACVESIGRKPEDIAWVVNTHSHFDHIGGNGVIAERAAPRFCAHPFARPLIEDLDLQNQIRPAGNMRQKMSGPVKIGKLLGEEDVLDLGGGVSLETLHTPGHSSGSLSLFVPGDGALICGDVLPEPDTLPIYENVPLTLESLEKLRQVRGANLLLSAMSRKVSKGPEVAAHIDAGEAYLRRIDRLVREAVEEMGEEENILAIGKRVFAALGLPEAGLIPIVLRSFQAHLECEPLEERGAGGSG is encoded by the coding sequence ATGCGCGTATCTCCGCACGTCCACACCTTGTGGCTCGAATTTGAGATTGAACCGCCCGGCGGAGGCAAAATCCCCCGCTTTGTGACCTCTTACGTCATTGAAGGGGAGCGCCTCGCCGTTGTGGATACGGGGGTGGCGCAATCGGTGCCCGAAATTTTCGCCTGTGTCGAATCCATCGGCCGGAAGCCGGAGGACATCGCCTGGGTGGTCAACACCCACTCCCATTTCGACCACATCGGCGGGAACGGCGTCATCGCCGAGCGGGCCGCTCCCCGTTTTTGCGCCCATCCGTTCGCCCGGCCGCTGATTGAAGACCTGGACCTTCAGAACCAGATCCGCCCCGCCGGGAACATGCGCCAGAAAATGTCGGGCCCGGTGAAGATCGGGAAGCTGCTCGGGGAGGAAGATGTTTTGGACCTCGGCGGCGGGGTCTCGCTGGAGACACTCCACACGCCGGGGCACTCCTCCGGGAGCCTTTCGCTTTTTGTCCCGGGCGACGGCGCCCTCATTTGCGGAGACGTTTTGCCCGAGCCGGACACCCTGCCCATCTACGAAAATGTGCCGCTCACCCTCGAGAGCCTGGAGAAGCTCCGGCAGGTTCGCGGCGCGAATCTCCTTCTTTCCGCCATGAGCCGAAAAGTATCGAAGGGCCCTGAGGTCGCCGCGCATATTGATGCGGGAGAGGCGTATCTCCGCCGCATCGATCGGCTGGTCCGGGAGGCGGTGGAGGAGATGGGAGAAGAAGAAAATATCCTGGCGATCGGAAAACGCGTGTTCGCCGCGCTGGGGCTTCCCGAGGCGGGTCTGATCCCCATCGTGCTGCGGAGCTTCCAGGCCCATCTTGAGTGCGAGCCGCTGGAGGAGCGGGGAGCGGGAGGGAGCGGGTGA